A stretch of DNA from Solea solea chromosome 11, fSolSol10.1, whole genome shotgun sequence:
cATGTGGGCTGTGTTCATGTTTGGTTAAAGTGACTCAATCCATGTTCACTCGAGACTGGACTTAATGTGGACAAATAAATGCACGGTCACTGTTGTCGAAACAAGGAAAATCACAGAATAATGAGTCAATAAAATGGTTGACCCACATCTGATTACAGGAGAATAATTACAAAAGGCTTACCTAATGAATAATTATACATATGATCACCatcatttgtacatttgtattaCCATGTACACTAATGCTTAACaagttctctctttctcctcccccttctctGACCATCTGTCTTCCATTTCCATTTCTCTACATCTGCTCCCCACAACAAATGTCTTCCCTTGGCTCACTTCCTTTTCTACCCAAATCTCCGTTTGTCCCAGGCTTGTACCCAAATCTGGAGGAGCTGGGCAGCTACATGGGCCTGGCCCTCAACAGTGATGAAGTCCAGAGGAACCTGGCCCTGGTGCCCGTGGCTGAAAATGTAAGGATTTTCCTACAGATTTTATAAACGTTGGACAGTTTATTTTGCTCGATGCTCGCAGATTTGTTTCTTACTTTACGTTCTCTGGTGTAGAACCAGAAATATTTGCCACATTCTGCTTTTGTTAGATTTAATGTCAGGATTTGGTGCTTAGGAGGACACTCTGGCCTGTTTTTGTCCTGgactgttgacacacacaccaacacaacatcactgttgtcttctctTAATGAGCAAAGAGACTATAATGTGGACCAAGCTGCGCTTATTGCACCGCCTGCTGGACGACTCGGTGATTACTTCACATTGTTTAAAGCAGGTGTGAAGTAACGACAGGTTTGAACTGACATCTGAAGGAGTGACAGCTGTAATAATGATGACCacaaatatattgtatataacCATAATGCTCTGCATGTGTCCTCTGCCTCCAAatggacagaaaataaatgagtttaGACTGAATGAGGCTTGATCTGTAGATGTATGAAAACACAATGTTCAGTGCTTGGTTTGTGGAGAGCCACAGTTGTGACTCACCACAGGCCTGGAGCTGTGTGTGGGAGGGTGTGAGCTCTTCACTCCCCtgcacttctgtgtgtgtgtgcgtgtgcgtgtgcgtgtgcgtgtgcgcatcCTGCAGATGTCAAGGCTCTTGCAGGACCTGAGCTTGTCAGCTGATATTCAACCATCCGTGCTTGCAGCTTTTTACACTCATCAGTCAGTGTATTAGGTACACCATGTTAGTACGGGGTTTGACCCATTAGAACGGCCTTCATTTTTTGTGGCATCGATTCAACAAGGTACTTGAAACATTCCTCAGAGTTTTCGTTCCATGTATGTCGGCTGCTCATCCGCGATGCAATTCTCCTCGCCCACCACATCCCAAAGGTGCTTTGTCCATTGGATTGAGATCTGGTGACTGTGTGGAGACCATTTCAGTACAGTGGACTCTTTGTCATGTTCAAAAAACAAGCTTGAGCTGATTGCAGATTTGTAAAATGACATGCTTTCCTGCTGGAAGTAGTTCCAGGAGATTATGCTGCTCAGGGGCTGAAAATATGCCAAGAAAACCCCCCCCACACCATTAGACCACTGCCACCAGTCAGAACTGACAGGGTGGATCCATGCTTTCATGTGAtactgagaaaataatgataGAAAACGTTCTTGTCCCCACAGGGAAACTATTTTTAACTTGTTATGTCATGTCATGACGtgtcaataacaataaaacacaagttaAACTACAGCCATTCAGCATACAGTATAGAGAACAATATCTGAAAGGACTTCAAATAAGTTTTCAGTCAATCTAAATAACATTTGATTTTCAGCAGGTCAGCAGTTCATTCAGGGGATTTAATCCCTTGTGGTACAAATGTTCCCTTTTCTTAACAAGTCTGGATAATGGTAACTATGGCCTGAAGGCAGTGACTCAAAAGAAGGAAAGAATGGGTGACTGGGGTCTGATAAAATGTTTCTGTCAAGAGTTTTTTCAAGGTTGTAGTTCACAGCAGTGGTGATTATTTTCCTGAGAGTGTGCTTGTTTGCCTCTGCTGCATTGTCAAAACATTGTTAACAAAGGCTCTGTAAAATGTTGAgtaagtgtacctaataaagtggctggttgGTGTATTCATGAATGTATTTAACTAGTTTCTTCACTGTATAAATGAAACGATAATGGACTTTTCAAAAGCAGTCCCTGACCTCATTCATTGTTGGAGGAGGAGATTCATTTGAATCCTCTCACTTGTATCGTTGGATTTTAATGTTCTAATCTTTGCTTTTTTCTCCACCCTCCTCACTTTGCTGTCTCTCCTCAGCAAGTGGCACTGCCCTCCACCTCAGGTGTCGCGGGCATGCTGCGGCCTGTGACGGGGTCAGACGTCGGCATCAGGAGGGCAGAGATCCGCCCGGGGCTGCGGGAGATCATACTCTGTAAGGACCAGGACGGCAAAGTGGGACTCCGACTCAGGGCCATCGACAACGTGAGTCAGCATCACAAACTGTTGACCGGGAACCTACATTAATTATGTAGCACAAACCAACTGTTCTTAGCACCCATTAGACTCCATGTAGACCACACCCACTTCCTTAGCTCTACCACGCAGGATCAGGTGGGAGATCTGAGTCGATCTGCTTCATCTGATGCCGTCATTTCGTTTATTTCAGTCTCTATCTGGAGCGTCATGTGATAAAACATGTCCATACTATACAGAGCTTCAGTAGTTGATGATGCTCTTACATGTCTAGTTTTGTCCAGGAACCAAAATGGtttagttttcatgttttttttgttctatggagcaaagaaaccagaaaatattcacatttaaggagctgaaaaatgagagaacttgctttaattattaaaaaggaCACTCAAACCTCGACTTCATCAATTATAAAAATGGGTGGCAGTTCATTTAGTAGTTGGATGATAATTGATTACTGGAGTAGTTGTTGTAGCCCTGCTGTGATACGATTCAGAGAAGACAGTGGGATTATTTCACAATAACTTCTTTGGAACACAGAAAATACGGGAAACATGTCAGCAGGACTTGGATGACTCATGGATGTGGAAAGTATGACCTGGCCATTACTTCCTCCTGCCATTCAGTTAATTACTACTAGAACCTAACCAGCTTCTGTAAAACACTCTGGTAAAAGAGCTGTTTTTCTTAGACAATTATAGTAACTTGTTAAAGTTAGCAGCTCAAATTTCTCTGAacttttcaacttcttaaatgtgagtatgttctggtttctttgctccatagaacaaagacatctttaaacCTAAAATAATTTGgttagtggacaaaacaaaatacatcaaGATGATGAATTGATTCTGTAAACAATGGTAAGTTGCAATGTTCCTATGTTTGATGCATTTTAATGACGGGTGTGAGTCCAAACATCTCAGACCAGTTTCCATCCTGGTCTCAGACGCTTTGGAAGCAACTGCAGTTAATAATTCAGTTGCACTAAAAGAGTGGGCAGGGTCGAAATATCTGAACTGAGCTGGCAAATACATTAGATAACAGTGTATTGTTAATGGATGTATTTTTGAAATGAGACTCTCAGTctgcagtaaacacacaaaccaaagaAGAGATAATGCCATTCCAAGTCCTCAAAACACACCAAGAAAAACTCCACgttgtgtcatttttgtctcttctttCCTGCCCGTGTTAAATGTGGTTAtctgtttcctcttcctgtcacaGGGAGTGTTCATTCAGCTGGTGCAGGCCAACTCCCCCGCGTCGCTGGCCGGCCTGCGTTTCGGGGACCAGGTCCTTCAGATCAACGGTCAGAACTGTGCCGGCTGGAGCATCGACAAGGCCCACAAGGCCCTGAAGGCGGCAGCTGAGACCCGCATCGAGCTGGTGGTCCGGGACAGGTGAGGACTGACGAGCAGGACGTTACGCtgtgtcctgtttgttttttttcattcagtcatttgaTCTTTGTTGCTTTAGGACAACAGTTTCTATTGTTACTGTATGATATGTacagttaccatggttacgCAGCTGCAGTGCTTGTGGTGGCTGTAGTCAATGTGTGGCCCCCTCTGCTGGATACTCAGTGCACCTCgtctttttttataaacataatcaaatacactgaaaaaagaaaatggttgtcAAACCTTTTAAGACTTTATTTGGTAATACCAACAGGAATCGAGTTAAGTCAAACTAAACTTAGCAAGTTATATGAAGGCAACTTGAACTTAATTAATTTAGGTTTTAAGTTTGTCAGACATGTATTTTAGTGTAGTTTCTTCTTGTATCGTCTCAGCTACGATGGATCCCTaatcctttgtgtgtgtgtgtgtgtgtgtgtgtgtgtgtgtgtgcaggccaTTTCAGCGCACCATCACTATGCACAAAGACAGCTCAGGCCACGTTGGCTTCATCTACAAGTCCGGCAAAATCACCTCGCTGGTCAAGGACGGCTCCGCTGCCCGCAACGGCCTCGTGACCGATCACTTCATCTGTGAAATCAACGGGCAGAACGTCATCGGACTCAAGGTCAGACACTTGTTTCGTTAGTATAAACTGTTTATGTGTCGGAGCAGAGTCGTGTGATTCTCATACGATGTTTGGTGGCTGCAGGATGACTGCGCTCATATCAGCAGAACAAATGTAAGTGAgcagaaaaagtgtttttaaatgtgaagtgtTTTGTACGTAACAGCTgcagtttgttttcctttggcGCTGTTAGTCATGTAGTTCCTGTTTTCCCTGTGACGAGTATCTAGTCTGAAAGTTGTCTCCTTTGGTTAGAACATCACATACTTCATGCTTCAGTAATCAAATGTACTGTAGATAGGGGACACATCGCTGCACAGAAAATCTAATGGCAACCAGCTGTAAAGTCgttgttttgaagcctccagaatctTGATTTTGCCTAAAGTTCAACCAGGCTCCtcccagctgtcaatcacactggtgtccacgaTGTGCCGTACTCAcaatcatctattttcctctaaatgggatcAAA
This window harbors:
- the sdcbp2 gene encoding syntenin-2, whose amino-acid sequence is MSLYPSLEDLKVDKVIRAQAQIAQAPTAMPAITEGTYQPQAAIAGMSGSSLYPNLEELGSYMGLALNSDEVQRNLALVPVAENQVALPSTSGVAGMLRPVTGSDVGIRRAEIRPGLREIILCKDQDGKVGLRLRAIDNGVFIQLVQANSPASLAGLRFGDQVLQINGQNCAGWSIDKAHKALKAAAETRIELVVRDRPFQRTITMHKDSSGHVGFIYKSGKITSLVKDGSAARNGLVTDHFICEINGQNVIGLKDSQIKDILSTSPTAMTITIMPKFIYEHMIKRMSTGLLRSSMDHSVPEV